From the Kitasatospora viridis genome, one window contains:
- a CDS encoding class I SAM-dependent methyltransferase has product MLLVSLVSEDSMHAAQVGVTARQEAPGSDDFYRDRGASAIMRAAHFPDELLAFLQLELLVARETVAGHGCDTLVELGCYDGRALEVARVAGVSYLGIDVNREGIEALKQRIFDEGLHGRADAVHGDALKSDEWQYRIAGVNPLHVVPFNLIGNFAEPAELLRELAKVGGIALVSVFNAEPWTTGVRRAYYSACGIAGLMEEPGRYGGVRFRGDDGFESESFGSEGFSELLAESGVKVLDESANRYGRCITIGLG; this is encoded by the coding sequence ATGCTTCTCGTTTCCCTTGTCTCGGAGGATTCCATGCATGCTGCTCAAGTTGGTGTGACAGCACGGCAAGAGGCCCCCGGAAGTGACGACTTCTATCGCGACCGAGGCGCCTCCGCGATCATGAGAGCCGCACACTTCCCCGACGAGTTGCTCGCCTTCCTGCAACTGGAGTTACTGGTCGCCCGCGAGACGGTGGCCGGCCACGGCTGCGACACCCTGGTCGAACTGGGGTGTTACGACGGTCGCGCGCTGGAGGTCGCCCGGGTCGCGGGCGTCAGCTACCTCGGCATCGACGTGAACCGCGAGGGGATCGAGGCCCTCAAGCAGCGCATCTTCGACGAAGGGCTGCACGGGCGGGCCGACGCCGTCCACGGGGACGCGCTCAAGAGCGACGAATGGCAGTACCGCATCGCCGGGGTGAACCCCCTGCACGTGGTGCCCTTCAATCTCATCGGCAACTTCGCCGAGCCCGCGGAACTGCTCCGCGAACTGGCCAAGGTGGGTGGGATCGCACTGGTCTCGGTATTCAACGCCGAACCGTGGACCACCGGGGTTCGACGGGCCTACTACTCGGCCTGCGGTATCGCCGGACTGATGGAGGAACCCGGCCGCTACGGCGGTGTTCGATTCCGTGGGGACGACGGCTTCGAATCCGAGTCATTTGGCAGCGAAGGATTTTCCGAGCTGCTCGCGGAATCCGGTGTCAAGGTGCTCGATGAATCGGCGAATCGCTATGGGCGGTGCATCACCATCGGCCTCGGCTGA